A genomic region of Arachis stenosperma cultivar V10309 chromosome 9, arast.V10309.gnm1.PFL2, whole genome shotgun sequence contains the following coding sequences:
- the LOC130947795 gene encoding VAN3-binding protein-like — MDNPQSQPWGPDHLHAAPIFRPPETPREPMEYLSRSWSVSAMEVSKALSKPPSAAAIDEESEESSASVSGKPFSFACSETSLMVMERIMSQSEVSPRTSGRLSHSSGPLNGTDSPPLSPSDLDDIKYNRQTNNNTNNNAAFNTYFRTTAASGAGGGKTVGRWLKDRKEKKKEETRAHNAQLHAAVSVAGVAAAIAAIAAATAASSGSGKDDHMAKTDMAVASAATLVAAQCVEAAEAMGAEREHLAAVVSSAVNVRSAGDIMTLTAAAATALRGAATLKARTLKEVWNIAAVIPVEKNLGGSVNNSGSGSNGSSNSSFSGELAPEENFLGICSRELLARGSELLKRTRKGDLHWKVVSVYINSMNQVILKMKSRHVAGTITKKKKNVVLEVIKDMPAWSGRHLLEGGENRRYFGLKTVMRGVVEFECRNQREYDVWTQGVTRLLSIAAEKNSRNRI; from the exons ATGGACAACCCCCAATCCCAACCCTGGGGACCTGATCACCTCCATGCCGCACCCATCTTCCGCCCACCGGAGACCCCACGCGAGCCCATGGAGTACCTGTCCCGCTCATGGAGCGTGTCTGCCATGGAAGTCTCCAAGGCCCTCTCCAAGCCCCCATCAGCCGCTGCCATAGACGAGGAGTCTGAAGAGTCCTCCGCCAGCGTCTCAGGGAAGCCGTTTTCATTCGCATGCTCAGAAACCTCCCTCATGGTCATGGAGCGCATCATGTCACAATCT GAAGTATCTCCGAGAACCTCAGGGAGGCTTTCGCACAGTAGTGGCCCTCTCAACGGAACAGATAGCCCCCCTCTTTCCCCCTCCGATCTCGACGATATCAAG TATAACCGACAAACCAATAACAATACAAACAACAATGCCGCCTTCAATACTTATTTCAGAACCACCGCTGCTTCCGGTGCCGGTGGTGGCAAGACTGTGGGGAGGTGGCTCAAGGAcaggaaggagaagaagaaagaggagacTAGGGCTCATAATGCTCAGCTTCACGCTGCTGTCTCCGTTGCCGGTGTAGCCGCTGCAATTGCCGCTATCGCTGCTGCCACCGCCGCCTCATCCGGCTCCGGTAAAGACGACCACATGGCTAAGACTGATATGGCGGTGGCATCGGCCGCCACGCTGGTGGCGGCTCAGTGCGTCGAGGCGGCGGAGGCCATGGGTGCCGAAAGGGAACACCTGGCGGCGGTGGTCAGCTCCGCCGTGAACGTGCGGTCAGCCGGTGATATAATGACTCTAACTGCCGCAGCTGCAACAG CTTTGCGTGGGGCTGCCACATTGAAAGCAAGAACCTTGAAGGAAGTTTGGAATATTGCAGCAGTAATTCCTGTTGAGAAAAATTTGGGTGGTTCTGTTAATAATAGTGGTAGTGGTAGCAATGGTAGTTCTAACAGTAGCTTCAGCGGTGAACTTGCCCCGGAGGAAAATTTCTTGGGCATCTGCAGTAGAGAGTTACTAGCCAGAGGCTCTGAGCTCCTTAAGCGCACTCGCAAAG GTGATCTTCATTGGAAAGTTGTGTCTGTTTATATCAACAGCATGAATCAG GTTATTCTGAAGATGAAGAGCAGGCATGTTGCTGGGACcattacaaaaaagaaaaaga ATGTGGTGCTTGAAGTAATCAAGGATATGCCTGCCTGGTCTGGCCGCCATTTGCTCGAAGGTGGCGAGAACCGCCGCTACTTCGGGTTGAAAACTGTAATGCGCGGTGTTGTTGAATTTGAGTGCAGAAATCAGAGGGAATATGATGTTTGGACTCAAGGTGTCACAAGGCTTCTCTCTATTGCTGCAGAAAAGAACAGCAGAAACAGAATATGA
- the LOC130951275 gene encoding EPIDERMAL PATTERNING FACTOR-like protein 5: protein MGVLRRRHHYWLPALVLTAFTLLLFSSAASAMTSRSSRTARASSAPSFGVAARHVQPRMEEKDKRATAGDEKRSRGPGSWPPSCRSKCGWCSPCEPVHVPVQPGMIIRLEYYPEAWRCKCGNKLFMP from the exons ATGGGCGTACTCCGCCGCCGTCACCATTACTGGTTGCCAGCACTAGTATTGACGGCCTTCACTcttctcttgttctcttctgCTGCTTCAGCCATGACCAGCAGAAGCAGCAGAACTGCCAGAGCATCATCAGCGCCAA GTTTTGGAGTCGCAGCAAGACACGTGCAACCTCGCATGGAAGAGAAGGACAAAAGGGCAACGGCGGGGGATGAGAAGAGGTCGAGGGGTCCAGGATCGTGGCCGCCGTCGTGCAGGTCAAAGTGCGGGTGGTGCAGCCCATGCGAACCGGTTCACGTGCCGGTCCAACCGGGTATGATCATACGGCTTGAGTACTACCCAGAAGCGTGGCGTTGCAAGTGTGGGAACAAGCTTTTTATGCCTTGA